The following coding sequences lie in one Zingiber officinale cultivar Zhangliang chromosome 2B, Zo_v1.1, whole genome shotgun sequence genomic window:
- the LOC122048054 gene encoding subtilisin-like protease 4, producing the protein MTLTPWLLFLLLVVFSNPLVASPSSSASRYIIQVEEPTEPLSEGSLKRWHESFLPPAVEQSSVDRRLLHSYSDVFSGFAAMLTEEELQEIRKKNGFVRVFPDRVLHVMTTHTQDFLGLKVGSKGLWDDSKLGSGVIIGVLDTGVTPGHPSYDDEGVPPPPSTWKGSCDLETGCNNKLIGARSMITGWRHPIDEGGHGTHTSATAGGNFIRNASYFGFAKGTAAGMAPRAHLAIYQVCGGDGSCNSADILAGLDVAVKDGVDILSLSLGGRSTPLDQDPIAIGSFAAARKGIFVSCAGGNDGPDYFTLSNEAPWMLTVAASSVDRSFRASVKLPSGKVIPGESLDQPSNFPESYLPLYYSTESPSCDMDPLDDSQRGSIWVCEVELGGLLRVAAFAKSRGARALISISSKTEGATISIRKMDFPGVVLTIQEGSDLISYLNSASNPSASIVFNGTVLGVSPAPVVAYFSSRGPSQATPGILKPDISGPGLNIFAAYIHSHETPDQYYIISGTSMATPHLSGVAALLKAAHPTWSPAAIKSAIITTADVDVFDELLEPALYFAKGAGHVNPNKAADPGLIYDITNDDYISYICGKFGEEGARNIARRVVDCSKSVTEEELNYPSILLAPKGGAKAKVTRTVTNVGPAKSSYTVSVSISKTAVSATVTPTKLTFTELNEQKSFTVSAKWGAGGPPTSGNQLVEGKLTWTSDDGKYVVTSPFVVSALE; encoded by the coding sequence ATGACTCTTACCCCATGGCTACTCTTTCTTCTCCTTGTCGTCTTCTCCAATCCCTTGGtcgcctctccttcttcttctgcgAGCCGTTACATTATTCAAGTGGAAGAGCCAACTGAACCGCTGTCGGAAGGGAGCCTGAAGAGGTGGCACGAATCTTTCCTGCCGCCGGCCGTCGAGCAGTCTAGTGTCGATCGGCGGCTACTGCACTCGTACAGCGATGTATTCAGCGGGTTCGCCGCCATGCTGACGGAGGAAGAGCTACAGGAGATACGGAAGAAGAATGGCTTTGTGCGCGTGTTCCCCGACCGAGTGCTGCACGTAATGACCACCCACACGCAGGATTTCCTCGGGCTCAAGGTCGGGAGTAAGGGGCTCTGGGACGACTCGAAGCTCGGGAGCGGAGTCATCATTGGAGTTCTCGACACCGGCGTGACGCCCGGCCACCCTTCCTACGACGACGAGGGGGTCCCGCCTCCACCCTCGACGTGGAAGGGATCCTGCGACCTCGAGACCGGTTGCAACAACAAGCTCATCGGAGCCAGGTCGATGATCACCGGTTGGCGTCACCCCATTGACGAGGGCGGCCACGGGACCCACACTTCCGCCACGGCTGGTGGTAACTTCATTCGAAACGCGAGCTACTTTGGCTTCGCCAAAGGCACGGCCGCCGGAATGGCCCCTCGGGCTCACCTCGCCATCTACCAGGTCTGCGGCGGTGACGGCAGCTGCAATTCTGCCGATATCCTCGCCGGGTTGGACGTAGCTGTCAAGGATGGCGTCGACATCCTTTCTCTCTCGCTCGGTGGCCGTTCCACGCCTCTCGACCAAGATCCCATCGCCATCGGTTCATTCGCGGCGGCAAGGAAGGGCATCTTTGTCAGCTGTGCTGGCGGCAATGATGGACCTGACTACTTCACCCTCTCCAATGAGGCGCCATGGATGCTCACTGTTGCAGCTAGCAGCGTCGATCGAAGCTTCAGGGCCTCCGTGAAGCTTCCCAGTGGGAAGGTAATCCCCGGAGAGTCTCTCGACCAACCTAGCAACTTCCCTGAGAGCTATCTTCCCCTGTACTACTCCACCGAGTCCCCGTCCTGCGACATGGATCctcttgatgatagccagagggGTAGCATCTGGGTATGCGAGGTCGAACTTGGCGGCCTTTTACGTGTAGCGGCATTTGCCAAGTCCCGCGGAGCCAGGGCATTGATCTCCATTTCCTCAAAGACAGAGGGTGCTACCATCTCGATCAGGAAGATGGACTTTCCCGGAGTAGTGCTCACCATCCAAGAAGGTTCCGACCTCATATCGTATTTGAACTCTGCTTCTAACCCCTCCGCGTCGATCGTCTTCAACGGGACAGTTCTCGGCGTATCCCCTGCCCCCGTTGTGGCTTACTTCTCCTCCCGGGGGCCATCTCAAGCAACACCGGGAATCCTCAAGCCAGACATCTCCGGCCCTGGCCTTAACATCTTCGCAGCCTATATTCATTCCCATGAGACTCCGGATCAGTACTATATTATATCTGGCACGTCCATGGCGACGCCTCACCTCAGCGGTGTCGCCGCGCTCTTAAAGGCCGCACATCCTACTTGGTCGCCGGCAGCTATCAAGTCGGCAATCATCACCACGGCAGACGTCGACGTCTTTGATGAGTTACTTGAGCCGGCGCTCTATTTCGCCAAGGGCGCAGGACACGTCAACCCTAACAAAGCTGCCGATCCCGGTCTTATTTACGACATCACCAACGATGACTATATCTCCTACATTTGTGGCAAATTCGGCGAAGAAGGCGCAAGAAATATAGCGCGCAGAGTCGTGGACTGCTCGAAGAGCGTGACCGAAGAGGAGCTCAACTACCCATCGATTTTGCTAGCCCCCAAAGGCGGGGCGAAGGCTAAAGTGACCCGGACGGTCACGAACGTAGGACCAGCGAAATCGAGCTACACGGTGTCAGTGAGCATATCGAAGACTGCTGTGTCGGCTACTGTCACCCCCACTAAATTGACGTTCACTGAGCTGAACGAGCAGAAGTCATTCACTGTGAGTGCAAAATGGGGTGCCGGTGGACCTCCCACTTCCGGCAATCAATTAGTGGAGGGAAAGTTGACTTGGACCTCCGATGATGGTAAGTATGTGGTGACCAGCCCATTTGTCGTCTCCGCCCTGGAGTGA